One Streptomyces coeruleorubidus DNA segment encodes these proteins:
- a CDS encoding GtrA family protein produces the protein MTTRAWSSPTAPGRRELLGFATVGLLAYAVDLALFTCLRGPAGLGPLTAKALSFVAACSVAYAGNALGTYRSTRIRGLRPYATFFAVNLAGAAVQLLCLAVSHYGLGLTSQRADTVSGAVIGMALATILRFWGTRTWVFRAEGRVGSWTG, from the coding sequence GTGACCACGCGCGCGTGGTCGAGCCCCACGGCCCCCGGCCGCCGGGAGCTCCTGGGTTTCGCCACCGTCGGTCTCCTCGCCTACGCCGTCGACCTGGCCCTGTTCACCTGCCTGCGCGGCCCCGCCGGACTCGGCCCGCTCACCGCCAAGGCCCTGTCCTTCGTGGCGGCCTGCTCGGTCGCCTACGCGGGCAACGCCCTCGGCACCTACCGGTCCACCCGGATCCGGGGCCTGCGCCCGTACGCCACCTTCTTCGCGGTGAACCTCGCCGGTGCCGCCGTCCAACTGCTCTGCCTCGCCGTCAGCCACTACGGCCTCGGGCTCACCTCGCAGCGCGCGGACACCGTCTCCGGCGCGGTCATCGGCATGGCGCTGGCCACGATTCTGCGGTTCTGGGGTACCCGTACATGGGTCTTCCGGGCGGAGGGCAGAGTCGGATCATGGACTGGCTGA
- a CDS encoding phosphatase PAP2 family protein: MDDLDDLHDMDHRIVSALRACGTDPRVAGAARALSRAGEHAALWLAAGLAGAAVDGRRRGAWLRGTALTVGAHLVSMGVKRVVRRPRPAHVEPLVRTAGRHSFPSSHATSAAAAAVAFGALGARAVPPLAAAVCVSRLVAGVHYPSDVAAGAAIGALTARLGARWMRGEVHHD, translated from the coding sequence ATGGACGACCTCGACGACCTGCACGACATGGATCACCGGATCGTTTCGGCCCTCAGGGCGTGCGGCACCGACCCGCGCGTGGCCGGCGCCGCGCGTGCCCTGTCCCGGGCGGGGGAACACGCGGCGCTGTGGCTGGCGGCGGGGCTCGCCGGAGCCGCCGTGGACGGCAGACGGCGCGGCGCCTGGCTGCGCGGCACCGCCCTCACCGTGGGGGCGCACCTCGTCAGCATGGGGGTGAAACGGGTCGTGCGCCGACCGCGCCCCGCGCACGTCGAGCCCCTGGTGCGCACCGCCGGCCGGCACTCCTTCCCCAGCTCGCACGCCACCTCGGCCGCTGCCGCCGCCGTCGCCTTCGGCGCCCTGGGAGCGCGCGCCGTCCCACCGCTCGCCGCCGCCGTGTGCGTCTCGCGGCTGGTGGCCGGCGTCCACTACCCCTCGGACGTCGCGGCGGGCGCGGCCATCGGCGCGCTCACGGCCCGGCTCGGCGCCCGCTGGATGAGGGGAGAGGTCCACCATGACTGA
- a CDS encoding glycine hydroxymethyltransferase codes for MNAERNVRRSHMPAEPLSTASTAYRAALDVIRAVEPRVADAIGQEVADQREMLKLIASENYASPATLLAMGNWFSDKYAEGTIGRRFYAGCRNVDTVESLAAEHAKELFGARHAYVQPHSGIDANLVAFWSVLAQRVEVPALEKAGARQVNDLSEADWAELRRAFGNQRMLGMSLDAGGHLTHGFRPNISGKMFDQRSYGTDPATGLIDYEALRTSAREFKPLIIVAGYSAYPRLVNFRIMREIADEVGATLMVDMAHFAGLVAGKVLTGDFDPVPHAQIVTTTTHKSLRGPRGGMVLCDDSLKDQVDRGCPMVLGGPLPHVMAAKAVAFAEARQESFRDYAQRIVDNSRALAEGLMRRGATLVTGGTDNHLNLIDVATSYGLTGRQAEAALLESGIVTNRNAIPADPNGAWYTSGIRIGTPALTTRGLGTAEMDEVAALIDRVLTTTEPGTTKSGAPSKAAHVLDAKIADEISHRATDLVAGFPLYPEIDLG; via the coding sequence GTGAACGCTGAACGCAACGTCCGGAGGTCCCACATGCCAGCCGAGCCCCTCTCCACCGCTTCCACCGCCTACCGCGCCGCCCTCGACGTCATCCGCGCCGTGGAGCCGCGCGTGGCCGACGCCATCGGCCAGGAGGTCGCCGACCAGCGCGAGATGCTCAAGCTGATCGCCTCGGAGAACTACGCCTCCCCGGCCACGCTGCTGGCGATGGGCAACTGGTTCAGCGACAAGTACGCCGAGGGCACCATCGGCCGCCGCTTCTACGCCGGCTGCCGCAATGTCGACACCGTCGAGTCCCTCGCCGCCGAGCACGCCAAGGAACTCTTCGGCGCCCGCCACGCCTACGTCCAGCCGCACTCCGGCATCGACGCCAACCTCGTCGCCTTCTGGTCGGTCCTCGCCCAGCGCGTCGAGGTCCCGGCCCTGGAGAAGGCCGGCGCCCGCCAGGTCAACGACCTCTCCGAGGCCGACTGGGCGGAGCTGCGCCGCGCCTTCGGCAACCAGCGCATGCTCGGCATGTCCCTGGACGCCGGCGGCCACCTCACCCACGGCTTCCGCCCGAACATCTCCGGCAAGATGTTCGACCAGCGCTCCTACGGCACGGACCCGGCCACCGGCCTGATCGACTACGAGGCCCTGCGCACCTCCGCCCGCGAGTTCAAGCCGCTGATCATCGTCGCGGGGTACTCGGCCTACCCCCGTCTGGTGAACTTCCGGATCATGCGCGAGATCGCCGACGAGGTCGGCGCGACGCTCATGGTCGACATGGCGCACTTCGCCGGCCTGGTCGCGGGCAAGGTCCTGACCGGCGACTTCGACCCGGTCCCGCACGCCCAGATCGTGACGACGACCACCCACAAGTCGCTGCGCGGCCCGCGCGGCGGCATGGTCCTGTGCGACGACTCCCTCAAGGACCAGGTCGACCGCGGCTGCCCGATGGTCCTCGGCGGCCCGCTCCCGCACGTCATGGCCGCCAAGGCGGTCGCCTTCGCGGAGGCCCGCCAGGAGTCCTTCCGCGACTACGCCCAGCGCATCGTCGACAACTCCCGCGCCCTCGCCGAGGGCCTGATGCGCCGCGGCGCGACCCTCGTGACCGGCGGCACGGACAACCACCTCAACCTGATCGACGTCGCCACGTCCTACGGCCTCACCGGCCGCCAGGCCGAGGCCGCCCTGCTCGAGTCGGGCATCGTCACCAACCGCAACGCGATCCCCGCCGACCCGAACGGCGCCTGGTACACCTCCGGCATCCGCATCGGCACCCCGGCCCTGACCACCCGCGGCCTCGGTACGGCGGAGATGGACGAGGTGGCGGCCCTGATCGACCGCGTCCTCACCACGACGGAGCCGGGCACCACCAAGTCGGGCGCCCCCTCCAAGGCGGCCCACGTCCTCGACGCGAAGATCGCCGACGAGATCAGCCACCGCGCGACGGACCTGGTGGCGGGCTTCCCGCTCTACCCGGAGATCGACTTGGGCTGA
- a CDS encoding decaprenyl-phosphate phosphoribosyltransferase — MTETAVLRQRTPQGRSAPPRKGSLLAGLVRTARPKQWVKNVLVIAAPAAAGELFSRHALTQLALVFVLFTACAAAVYLVNDARDAEADRAHPTKRHRPVAAGQVPVPVAYAVGGCLGLLAPAVAAWLCSPAVAALLTAYLGMQLAYCVSLKHVLVVDLAVVTTGFLMRAMVGGIALGIPLSRWFLITTGFGALFMVSAKRYSEAVQMAGKAGATRALLTEYTTGYLRFVWQLAAGVAVLGYCLWAMEEGGVPHTSVLPWRQLSMVAFILAVLRYAVFADRGTAGEPEDVVLRDRALALIGLVWVAMYGLAVANW, encoded by the coding sequence ATGACTGAGACGGCCGTCCTGCGGCAGCGCACCCCCCAGGGGCGGTCCGCGCCACCCCGCAAGGGCAGTCTCCTGGCCGGTCTCGTCCGGACCGCGCGGCCCAAACAGTGGGTGAAGAACGTCCTGGTGATCGCCGCCCCGGCGGCCGCCGGCGAGCTCTTCTCCCGGCACGCCCTGACCCAACTCGCCCTCGTCTTCGTCCTCTTCACCGCCTGCGCCGCCGCCGTCTACCTCGTCAACGACGCCCGCGACGCCGAAGCCGACCGCGCCCACCCGACCAAGCGCCACCGCCCGGTCGCCGCCGGACAGGTCCCCGTGCCCGTCGCCTACGCCGTCGGCGGCTGCCTCGGCCTGCTCGCGCCCGCCGTCGCGGCCTGGCTCTGCTCCCCGGCCGTCGCCGCCCTGCTGACCGCCTACCTCGGCATGCAACTGGCCTACTGCGTCAGCCTCAAGCACGTCCTCGTCGTCGACCTCGCCGTCGTCACGACCGGCTTCCTGATGCGGGCGATGGTCGGCGGGATCGCCCTCGGCATCCCGCTGTCACGCTGGTTCCTGATCACCACCGGGTTCGGCGCGCTGTTCATGGTGTCGGCCAAGCGCTACTCCGAAGCCGTGCAGATGGCCGGAAAAGCGGGCGCCACCCGCGCGTTGCTCACCGAGTACACCACCGGCTACCTCCGCTTCGTCTGGCAGCTCGCGGCCGGTGTCGCCGTCCTCGGCTACTGTCTGTGGGCCATGGAGGAGGGCGGCGTCCCGCACACCAGCGTGCTGCCCTGGCGGCAACTGTCCATGGTCGCCTTCATCCTCGCCGTCCTCAGGTACGCCGTCTTCGCCGACCGCGGCACGGCCGGCGAACCCGAGGACGTCGTCCTGCGCGACAGGGCGCTCGCCCTCATCGGCCTGGTATGGGTGGCGATGTACGGCCTGGCGGTGGCCAATTGGTGA
- a CDS encoding YihY/virulence factor BrkB family protein produces MDWLKKLPVVGPWATRLMITHAWRSYERLDRVKWTRLAAAMTFTSFVALFPLLTVSATIAAATLSTEQQDRLQDKIAEQVPGISDQLDIAGLVENAGTIGLIAGALLLFTGISWAGSMRECLRAVWELDDEEENPVLRYAKDAGVLIGLGGALLVTIAASAVASAMVGWITGQLGIDEGGWSGVLLHIAAFLIAVLADFLLLLYVLTLLPGVEPTRHRLVVAALTGAVGFELLKLLLSGYLQGVAAKSMYGAFGVPVALLLWINFTSKLVLFCASWTATQSKEEELPGVTDESGGAPDPAAANGG; encoded by the coding sequence ATGGACTGGCTGAAAAAGCTCCCGGTCGTCGGGCCGTGGGCGACACGGCTGATGATCACCCACGCGTGGCGGTCGTACGAGCGGCTGGACCGAGTGAAGTGGACGCGGCTGGCCGCCGCGATGACCTTCACGAGTTTCGTGGCGCTGTTCCCGCTGCTGACGGTGTCCGCCACCATCGCCGCCGCCACGCTCAGCACGGAGCAGCAGGACAGGCTCCAGGACAAGATCGCCGAGCAGGTGCCCGGCATCTCCGACCAGTTGGACATCGCCGGGCTGGTGGAGAACGCCGGCACGATCGGCCTCATCGCGGGCGCCCTGCTGCTGTTCACCGGCATCAGCTGGGCCGGTTCGATGCGCGAGTGCCTGCGCGCGGTGTGGGAGCTCGACGACGAGGAGGAGAACCCGGTCCTGCGCTACGCCAAGGACGCGGGCGTCCTGATCGGCCTCGGCGGCGCGCTCCTGGTCACCATCGCCGCCTCCGCCGTCGCCTCCGCCATGGTCGGCTGGATCACCGGGCAGCTCGGCATCGACGAGGGCGGCTGGAGCGGTGTCCTGCTGCACATCGCCGCGTTCCTGATAGCCGTACTCGCCGATTTCCTGCTGCTGCTCTACGTCCTGACGCTGCTGCCCGGCGTCGAGCCCACGCGCCACCGCCTGGTCGTGGCGGCGCTGACCGGCGCGGTCGGCTTCGAACTGCTCAAGCTGCTGCTCAGCGGCTACTTGCAGGGCGTGGCCGCGAAGAGCATGTACGGCGCGTTCGGCGTGCCCGTCGCGCTGCTGCTGTGGATCAACTTCACCTCGAAGCTGGTGCTGTTCTGCGCCTCCTGGACGGCGACGCAGAGCAAGGAGGAGGAACTCCCGGGCGTCACGGACGAGTCCGGCGGCGCACCAGATCCGGCAGCGGCCAACGGCGGTTGA
- a CDS encoding FAD-binding oxidoreductase: protein MSADTDSVPDVMGLDHTTVSGWGRTAPTAARLIRPQTYEEAAAAVRDCGARGGIPRGLGRAYGDAAQNAGGSVLDMTGLDRVHAIDADGGTVLCDAGVSLHRLMEVLLPLGWFVPVTPGTRYVTVGGAIGADIHGKNHHVSGSFSRHVLAFELLTSDGEIRTVIPGTPLFDATAGGMGLTGVILTATIRLQPVETSLMSVDTERATDLDDLMARLAATDHRYRYSVAWIDLLARGASTGRAVLTRGDHAPLDALPARTRANPLSFRTSRFPSAPAVLPEGLLTRTTVGLFNELWYHKAPRARAGQLQRISAFFHPLDGVPHWNRVYGRGGFVQYQFVVGYGQEDALRRIVRRISERRCPSFLAVLKRFGESDPGWLSFPVPGWTLALDIPAGLPGLGAFLDELDEEVATAGGRVYLAKDARLRPELLAAMYPRLDDFRALRAELDPHGVFTSDLSRRLSL from the coding sequence ATGTCTGCCGACACCGATTCCGTCCCGGACGTCATGGGCCTGGACCACACCACCGTCTCCGGCTGGGGCCGCACCGCTCCCACCGCCGCCCGGCTCATCCGCCCCCAGACCTACGAGGAGGCCGCGGCGGCCGTCCGCGACTGCGGGGCGCGCGGCGGGATCCCCCGGGGCCTGGGACGGGCGTACGGGGACGCGGCGCAGAACGCGGGCGGGTCCGTGCTCGACATGACGGGCCTGGACCGCGTCCACGCGATCGACGCCGACGGCGGCACCGTGCTGTGCGACGCGGGCGTCTCCCTGCACCGGCTGATGGAGGTGCTGCTGCCGCTCGGCTGGTTCGTGCCGGTCACCCCCGGCACGCGCTACGTCACCGTCGGCGGGGCGATCGGCGCCGACATCCACGGCAAGAACCACCACGTCTCGGGCTCCTTCTCGCGCCACGTGCTGGCCTTCGAACTGCTCACCTCCGACGGCGAGATCCGCACGGTGATCCCGGGCACGCCCCTGTTCGACGCCACCGCGGGCGGCATGGGGCTGACCGGGGTGATCCTCACCGCGACGATCCGGCTCCAGCCGGTCGAGACCTCGTTGATGTCGGTCGACACCGAACGCGCGACGGACCTCGACGATTTGATGGCCCGGCTGGCGGCCACCGATCACCGCTACCGCTACTCGGTCGCCTGGATCGACCTGCTGGCCCGGGGCGCGTCCACCGGCCGCGCGGTCCTCACCCGGGGCGACCACGCGCCCCTGGACGCGCTGCCCGCACGCACGCGTGCCAACCCGCTCTCCTTCCGCACCTCCCGCTTCCCGTCCGCCCCCGCGGTCCTGCCCGAGGGCCTGCTCACCCGCACGACCGTGGGTCTCTTCAACGAGCTCTGGTACCACAAGGCCCCCCGCGCGCGTGCCGGCCAACTCCAGCGCATCTCCGCCTTCTTCCACCCCCTGGACGGCGTGCCCCACTGGAACCGCGTCTACGGCCGGGGCGGTTTCGTGCAGTACCAGTTCGTCGTCGGCTACGGCCAGGAGGACGCCCTGCGCCGCATCGTGCGCCGTATCTCCGAACGCCGCTGCCCGTCCTTCCTGGCCGTCCTCAAGCGCTTCGGGGAGTCCGACCCGGGCTGGCTGTCCTTCCCGGTGCCGGGCTGGACGCTGGCGCTGGACATCCCGGCGGGCCTGCCCGGCCTCGGCGCGTTCCTCGACGAACTCGACGAGGAGGTCGCCACCGCCGGCGGACGCGTCTACCTCGCCAAGGACGCCCGGCTGCGCCCGGAACTGCTCGCGGCCATGTACCCGCGGCTGGACGACTTCCGGGCCCTGCGGGCGGAACTGGACCCGCACGGGGTCTTCACGTCCGATCTGTCCCGCCGCCTCAGCCTCTAG
- a CDS encoding glutathionylspermidine synthase family protein, with product MERRTITPRPGWQQTVEEQGLIYPLTRYPDDSLRPYWDESAYYVFALPEIEALEEVVEELHRMCLTAAEHIVGEDRFADLGITDPRVAQAVAESWHRRAELPSLYGRFDLRYDGTGPAKLLEYNADTPTSLVEAASPQWFWMEDRFPGADQWNSLHERLIDAWRKQAALLPPGSPLYFAYSSADELGEDLMTVAYLKETAEQAGLATDWISMEEIGWDRLSGRFVDNRLRFIRSVFKLYPWEWLTTDRFADHVLDTLDNGGGTGSTLWIEPAWKMLLSNKALLAILWELYPDHPNLLPAYLDGPRDLPGWVAKPLLGREGAGVTIHEPGSPRTLRDEPCCYQQLAPLPTFDDNHVVLGAWVVENESAGLGIRESSGLITDEYARFLPHVIL from the coding sequence ATGGAACGCCGCACCATCACCCCGCGCCCCGGCTGGCAGCAGACCGTCGAGGAACAGGGCCTGATCTACCCCCTGACCCGCTACCCCGACGACTCCCTGCGCCCCTACTGGGACGAAAGCGCCTACTACGTCTTCGCCCTTCCGGAGATCGAGGCCCTGGAAGAGGTCGTCGAGGAACTCCACCGCATGTGCCTGACGGCGGCCGAGCACATCGTCGGCGAGGACCGTTTCGCGGACCTGGGCATCACCGACCCCCGCGTGGCCCAGGCGGTTGCCGAGTCCTGGCACCGCCGCGCCGAACTCCCCTCCCTCTACGGCCGTTTCGACCTCCGCTACGACGGCACCGGCCCGGCCAAACTCCTGGAGTACAACGCCGACACCCCCACCTCACTGGTGGAGGCCGCGTCCCCCCAGTGGTTCTGGATGGAGGACCGCTTCCCCGGCGCCGACCAGTGGAACTCCCTCCACGAACGCCTGATCGACGCCTGGCGGAAACAGGCCGCTCTCCTCCCACCGGGCAGCCCGCTGTACTTCGCGTACTCCTCCGCCGACGAACTCGGCGAGGACCTGATGACGGTCGCCTACCTGAAGGAAACAGCCGAGCAGGCGGGCCTGGCCACGGACTGGATCTCCATGGAGGAGATCGGCTGGGACCGCCTCTCCGGCCGCTTCGTCGACAACCGCCTCCGCTTCATCCGCAGCGTCTTCAAGCTCTACCCCTGGGAGTGGCTCACCACCGACCGCTTCGCCGACCACGTCCTGGACACCCTCGACAACGGCGGCGGCACCGGCTCCACCCTCTGGATCGAGCCGGCCTGGAAAATGCTCCTCAGCAACAAGGCGCTCCTGGCCATCCTCTGGGAGCTGTACCCCGACCACCCCAACCTCCTGCCGGCCTACCTGGACGGCCCCCGGGACCTGCCGGGCTGGGTCGCCAAGCCCCTCCTCGGCCGAGAGGGCGCGGGCGTCACGATCCACGAGCCCGGATCCCCCCGGACCCTCCGCGACGAACCCTGCTGCTACCAGCAACTGGCCCCGCTCCCCACCTTCGACGACAACCACGTGGTCCTGGGCGCCTGGGTGGTGGAAAACGAGTCGGCGGGCCTGGGCATCCGCGAATCATCGGGCTTGATCACGGACGAATACGCCCGCTTCCTACCCCATGTGATCCTTTAG
- a CDS encoding 2'-5' RNA ligase family protein gives MGTVTIGVSIAVPEPHGSRLQQLRAGFGDAAAHGIPTHVTLLPPTEIDESALPAVEAHLTEVAASGRPFPMRLSGTGTFRPLSPVVFVRVVAGAEACTRLQEQVRDPAGPVVRELQFPYHPHVTVAHGIEEAAMDRAFEELADYEAEWPCTGFALYEQGADGVWRKLREFPFGGSVVPPQAGCVERGSVPMR, from the coding sequence GTGGGGACCGTAACGATCGGTGTCTCGATCGCGGTCCCGGAGCCTCACGGCAGCCGGCTTCAGCAGCTGCGCGCGGGCTTCGGCGACGCCGCGGCTCACGGCATTCCCACGCACGTCACCCTGCTGCCGCCGACGGAGATCGACGAGTCCGCCCTGCCGGCCGTCGAGGCGCATCTGACCGAGGTCGCCGCGTCCGGCCGGCCGTTCCCGATGCGGCTGTCCGGTACGGGCACCTTCCGGCCGCTGTCGCCGGTGGTTTTCGTCCGGGTCGTCGCGGGCGCGGAGGCCTGCACGCGGCTCCAGGAGCAGGTCCGCGACCCCGCCGGGCCGGTCGTACGCGAACTGCAGTTCCCGTACCACCCGCACGTCACGGTGGCGCACGGCATCGAGGAGGCGGCGATGGACCGCGCCTTCGAGGAACTCGCCGACTACGAGGCCGAGTGGCCGTGCACGGGCTTCGCCCTCTACGAACAGGGCGCCGACGGTGTCTGGCGCAAGCTCCGCGAGTTCCCCTTCGGCGGCTCGGTGGTCCCCCCGCAGGCCGGCTGTGTGGAGCGCGGCTCGGTCCCCATGCGCTGA
- a CDS encoding decaprenylphospho-beta-D-erythro-pentofuranosid-2-ulose 2-reductase → MKDAFGLPQSLLVLGGTSEIALATARRLIARRTRTVWLAGRPSPALEEAAGQLRGLGADVHTVAFDALDPTSHEAVLGKVFAEGDIDMVLLAFGLLGDQARDEREPEAAVRVAQTNYTGAISAGLVCARALQSQGHGSLVVMSSVAGERARRANFIYGSSKAGLDAFAQGLGDALHGTGVHVMVVRPGFVRTRMTAGLPEAPLATTPEAVATAVELGLRRRSETVWVPGALRVVMAALRHLPRGVFRRLPI, encoded by the coding sequence ATGAAGGACGCCTTCGGTCTCCCCCAGTCCCTGCTCGTCCTCGGCGGTACGTCGGAGATCGCGCTGGCCACCGCCCGCCGGCTGATCGCCCGCCGCACCCGCACGGTCTGGCTGGCCGGCCGCCCGTCGCCCGCACTGGAGGAGGCCGCAGGGCAGTTGCGCGGACTCGGGGCCGACGTGCACACCGTCGCCTTCGACGCGCTCGACCCCACCTCCCACGAGGCCGTCCTCGGCAAGGTCTTCGCCGAGGGCGACATCGACATGGTGCTGCTCGCCTTCGGCCTCCTCGGCGACCAGGCCCGCGACGAGCGGGAGCCGGAGGCGGCGGTGCGGGTCGCGCAGACCAACTACACCGGCGCGATCTCGGCCGGCCTGGTGTGCGCCCGCGCGCTCCAGTCCCAGGGGCACGGCTCACTGGTCGTCATGTCCTCCGTCGCGGGCGAGCGGGCCCGCCGCGCGAACTTCATCTACGGCTCCAGCAAGGCCGGCCTCGACGCCTTCGCGCAGGGCCTGGGCGACGCGCTGCACGGCACCGGCGTGCACGTCATGGTCGTACGCCCCGGCTTCGTCCGGACAAGGATGACCGCCGGGCTGCCCGAGGCGCCCCTGGCGACCACCCCCGAGGCGGTGGCGACGGCCGTCGAGCTGGGGCTGCGGCGCCGCTCGGAGACGGTGTGGGTGCCGGGCGCGCTGCGCGTGGTGATGGCGGCACTGCGGCACCTGCCGCGCGGGGTGTTCCGGCGGCTGCCGATCTGA
- a CDS encoding RNA polymerase sigma factor produces the protein MRTREGGRIVDEAAVIARVRAGEPEAYAVLVRTHTGIALRAATALGAGADAEDVVQQAFVKAYCALGRFRDGTAFKPWLLAIVANETRNTVRTAARQRTLADREAAFVEAEPLIPESADPAAATLRTERRAALLAALEQLSEEHRLVVTHRYLLEMDESETAQALGWPRGTVKSRLSRALRRLACLLPDFQPGEEPREGGDEHE, from the coding sequence GTGAGGACGCGGGAGGGGGGCCGCATCGTCGATGAGGCCGCGGTGATCGCACGCGTACGCGCCGGAGAGCCGGAGGCGTACGCGGTGCTGGTGCGGACGCATACGGGAATCGCGCTCAGGGCGGCCACCGCGCTCGGGGCGGGGGCGGACGCGGAGGACGTGGTGCAGCAGGCCTTTGTGAAGGCGTACTGCGCGCTGGGCCGGTTCAGGGACGGCACGGCGTTCAAGCCGTGGCTGCTGGCGATCGTCGCCAATGAGACGAGGAACACGGTGCGTACGGCGGCGCGGCAGCGCACGCTCGCCGACCGTGAGGCGGCGTTCGTGGAGGCGGAACCGCTGATACCGGAGTCGGCGGACCCGGCGGCGGCGACGCTTCGGACGGAGCGCCGTGCGGCGCTGCTGGCCGCCCTGGAGCAGCTGAGCGAGGAGCACCGCCTGGTCGTCACCCACCGCTATCTGCTGGAGATGGACGAGTCTGAGACGGCCCAGGCCCTCGGCTGGCCTCGGGGGACGGTGAAGTCCCGGCTCAGTCGGGCACTGCGCAGGCTGGCCTGTTTGCTGCCGGATTTTCAGCCGGGGGAAGAGCCGCGGGAAGGGGGTGATGAGCATGAGTGA
- the trpS gene encoding tryptophan--tRNA ligase yields MASDRPRVLSGIQPTAGSFHLGNYLGAVRQWVALQETHDAFYMVVDLHAITIPQDPKDLRANTRLAAAQLLAAGLDPDRCTLFVQSHVPEHAQLAWVMNCLTGFGEAGRMTQFKDKAAKQGAERASVGLFTYPVLQVADILLYQAHEVPVGEDQRQHVELTRDLAERFNGRFGQTFTVPKPYILRETAKIYDLQDPSIKMSKSASTPKGLINLLDEPKATAKKVKSAVTDTDTVIRYDVENKPGISNLLTIYSTLTGEGIAELEEKYAGKGYGALKTDLSEIMIEFVTPFRERTQQYLDDPETLDSILAKGAEKARAVAAETLAQAYDKVGFLPAKH; encoded by the coding sequence ATGGCCTCTGACCGACCTCGCGTGCTCTCCGGGATCCAGCCCACAGCCGGCTCGTTCCACCTCGGCAACTACCTCGGCGCCGTCCGCCAGTGGGTGGCCCTCCAGGAGACCCACGACGCGTTCTACATGGTCGTCGACCTGCACGCGATCACCATCCCGCAGGACCCGAAGGACCTGCGGGCGAACACGCGCCTGGCCGCCGCCCAGCTGCTCGCCGCGGGTCTCGACCCGGACCGCTGCACGCTCTTCGTCCAGAGCCACGTCCCCGAGCACGCCCAGCTCGCCTGGGTCATGAACTGCCTCACCGGCTTCGGCGAGGCCGGCCGGATGACCCAGTTCAAGGACAAGGCCGCCAAGCAGGGCGCCGAGCGCGCCTCCGTCGGCCTGTTCACGTACCCCGTCCTCCAGGTCGCGGACATCCTGCTCTACCAGGCGCACGAGGTCCCGGTCGGCGAGGACCAGCGCCAGCACGTCGAGCTCACCCGCGACCTCGCCGAGCGCTTCAACGGCCGCTTCGGCCAGACCTTCACCGTCCCGAAGCCGTACATCCTCAGGGAGACGGCGAAGATCTACGACCTCCAGGACCCGTCGATCAAGATGAGCAAGTCGGCGTCCACGCCGAAGGGCCTCATCAACCTCCTCGACGAGCCGAAGGCCACGGCGAAGAAGGTCAAGAGCGCGGTCACCGACACGGACACGGTGATCCGCTACGACGTCGAGAACAAGCCGGGCATCAGCAACCTCCTCACGATCTACTCGACCCTCACCGGGGAGGGCATCGCGGAGCTGGAGGAGAAGTACGCGGGCAAGGGCTACGGCGCGCTCAAGACGGACCTCTCCGAGATCATGATCGAGTTCGTGACGCCGTTCCGGGAGCGCACCCAGCAGTACCTGGACGACCCGGAGACCCTCGACTCGATCCTGGCCAAGGGCGCCGAGAAGGCCCGCGCCGTCGCCGCGGAGACCCTCGCCCAGGCGTACGACAAGGTCGGCTTCCTGCCCGCCAAGCACTGA